A region of the Geomonas subterranea genome:
TCGGCTGCAACGTCGAGGACTCCAGCTGCACCATGCTGGGGGGCGAGTTCGCCATGATCCTGATCGTCTCCCACGAGAAGCCCTTCTCCAAGAAGAAGCTGGAAGAAGAGTTCACCGCCAAGACCGCGGGCACCGGACTTTCCGCATTCGTTAGGACCCTGAAGGACGACGAAGTCTGCTACCAGGGGCCGGAAGGGGAGCTCTGCCTCATCTCGGTGTACGGCTCGGATAAACCGGGCATCGTCTATCGCGTCACCCGCGAGCTTGCCGACCGTGGCGTCAGCATTGCCGATCTGAACACCAAGCTGATCGGCAAGCCGACCGAGCCGGTGTACGTGCTGGTGCTCGAGGCCGCGCTGCCCCAAGGGCTCTCGGTTGAGGATGCGACCGCCCTGCTGGAAAAACTGAAAAAGGAGCTGAGTGTGGAGATTTCGGTGCGGCTCATTACACCCGTTTCCCTCTGATTCTAATATGGCAGTTAAACCGATAGTCATCTATCCCGACCCCATTTTGAAGCAGGTCTGCCCCCCGGTGCAGGCCATCGACGATGAGATACGGCAGCTGATCGAAGACCTGGTGGACACCATGCACGCCGGGCCCGGTTCCGTCGGCGTCGCGGCGCCGCAGATCGGCGTCTCCCGGCGCGTCTGCGTCATCGACGTCTCGAAGAACCGTCACGGCAAGGAGAACAACCACGGGCTGTTGCTCATGATCAACCCGGAGATCCTGGCCAAGAGCGGCGGCGCCGTGATGCGCGAGGGGTGCATGAGCGTGCCGGACTACACCGGTGACGTCGAGCGCGCCACCGAACTGACGCTTCGTTTCACCGAGCCCGACGGCAACGTGCGCGAGTTCGAGGCCTCCGGCTTCGAGGCCGTGGCCATCCAGCACGAGATGGACCACCTGGACGGTTTCCTGTTCCTGGACCGCATCGCCTCGCTGAAGACCGGCCTGTTCCGCAGGAAAAGCTACAAATAAACCGAAACCCTTGGCCACGGAGAAAATCTGAGGGAATCTGAGAGAACCTGAAACCTTTTACTGGTCTCTCTCTGCTTGCCCACCGAAGCACAACGTGCGAAGGCGGGTGCCCTCTGTGTCCCTCCGTGTCCTCTGCTGGCCCGCCGAAGCACATCGTGCGAAGGCGGGTGGTAACGCTTTCAGGCTTCCCCGAGTTCCCCTATGAAATGGCTTCTCATCACTTCCGCGCTGCTCTACGTCGCCTCCATCCGCCGGCCCATCTTCGTGGCGGCGCTCGGCTGCAGCCTGGCCTACCTCGCCTCGCGCGGGATGGCGCTGGGACGGCTTCCCCTGATCGGACCGCAGGATACCCTGGCCTTCTTCTCGGGGGCTCTCGGGCTCATGGGGCTTCCGTTCCTCTATAGCCGGCAGACTGCGGGCGTACGCTGGTTTTGCTGGGGGTGCGGCGCGCTGGCCGGCCTCTTCGCCGCCCTGGCGCTTCCCTTCCCGACCATCAACATGCCGCTGCCTCCCATCCTCGACACCTACTGGTTCGAGTTGCACGTGGCGCTTGCCTTCTTCGCCTACGGCCTCTTCGGCATCGCGGCGCTCCTCGGTGTGGCCTTCCTGCAGGGGGGAGGGAAGCCGGCGCTCGACCTGCAGTACCGGGCCGCGCTGGTGGGGTACAGCTTCTTCTCCCTCTCCATGGTCTCCGGCGGCATCTGGGGGTATTACGCATGGGGCACCTACTGGCTGTGGACCGCCAAGGAGCTCTGGACCTCCATCCTCTGGATCTTCTACTCGCTATTCCTGCACCTGCGCCTCAAGGGGCAGGCATGGGAGCGCGGCTTCGCCTGGCTCGGCATCGTCGGATTCCTGGTGACGCTTTTCACCTACCTGGGCGTCAGCATGCTGATGCGGAGCTCGCATAGTTTCTAACCGGTAGCTTGGGGACAGGGACCTGCGGAGCCAGTCCCCGGGTCCGACCAAAGAGGGAATGCCCTTGCTGAAAAAACTCTACTCGACCTTCTGCTCCCTAAACCTCGGCCTTTGGCTCATGACCGGGGTCATGGTCACCCTGGCCCTGGGCTCCTTCTCCAGCGCGAGCTCGGAGCAGGGCGGCCTCAACGACATGCCGCTCCTCTTCTGGCTGCAGCGCGCGCCGCTCGGCTACTCCTGGTGGCTCTGGCTCTGCGTCGCCTGCATAGCGGTCCTCTTCGTCAACGCGCTCGTCTGCTCCATCGACGCCTTGCGCCGCAAAGGGCGCAGCGTGGCGCCGCACCTGATGCACGCGGGCTTCCTCCTCATAGTCCTGGCGCACCTCCTCTCCGCATATGGCGGCTTCAAACAACAGATGCAGCTGCCGCAGGGGGATTCTTTCGGTTTTCCGGACGGCGAGCGGGTCGTGGTGGAGCGGATCACAGGCGATGTGGGGCCGATGGGCATGATGAGCGGCTACCGCGCGGATCTCAGGCTCTCGGACGGTCTGCACGTAGTGCAGCCGAACCAGCCGCTCTTCCACAAGGGGTACGGCATCTACGTGAAGGACGTGGCGCTCAACCCGGTGCCGATGGCGCTCTTCGAGGTGCACAGGGAGCCGGGCGCGCTGACCGCATTCATAGGGGCGTTGATCTTTACGGTGGGTAACCTGATGCTGCTGGCGCAGCGCAAGGGGAGATAAGAAGGAAGGGGCGCCTGGCGGCGCCCCTTTTACGTTGCTCGATCGCTTTACGCCGTTACTTGATTTCTTTGACGCTCTTGATGATCATCGGGGTCTGCGGCACGTCCGGCATGCCGTTGGCGCCCCTGCCGGTCTTGGTGGCCGCGATCTTGTCGACCACGTTCATTCCCTCAATGACCTTGCCGAATACGGCGTAGCCGTATCCCATCATGCCGCCGCCCGGCCTGTTGTTCAGGAAGTCGTTGTTCACGGTGTTGATGAAGAACTGGGCGGTGGCGGAATCGACCACACCGGTGCGCGCCATGGCGATGGTGCCGCGCTCGTTTTTCAGCCCGTTCGCAGCCTCGTTCTTGATCGGGGCCTTGGTCGGTTTCGGATTCAGGTCCTGCCCGAAACCACCTCCCTGGATCATGAAGTTGGGGATGACGCGGTGGAAGATGGTCCCGTTGTAGAAGCCGCTGTTCGCGTAGTCGAGGAAGTTCTTAACGGAAATCGGCGCCTCTTTCTGGAACAGTTCGACCTTCACGTTGCCCTGGTTGGTCTCGATCAGCACCACCGGGTTCTTCGCCTCGGCGGCGAAGGCGCCGCCCGCCAGGAAGAGCCCCAGGATCAGAGCGTAGATGAATCTTTTCAGCATGTTTTCATACCTCCTCTGGGATGGTTTATCGTTGCACACTTATAAGCCAATCCCCGCCGCCGGTCAACCATTCGCTGCTGTCCGGGCAACTAAGGGTTGACAGATCGGGCGCCGCCGTGGAAAATGCCCCATCATTAACGTTTATGGAGGAATGGACTTGCAGATACAATTCGGCACAGACGGGTGGCGCGGCGTCATCGCCGACACCTTCACCTTTGAAAACCTGTCGCTGGTGGCGCAGGCCACCATGGATTATCTGCATAAACAGGGGCTTGCGGAAAAGGGACTGGTGATCGGTTACGACCGCCGCTTTCTCTCCAAGGAATTCGCCGAGCGCGTCGCGGCCATAGCGGCGGGCAACGGCATCAAGACCTGGCTCTCCGAAGGCTACGCGCCCACCCCCGCCGTCTCGTGGGCGGTTCACGAGAAGAAAGCAGGGGCCGGGGTGATGATCACCGCGAGCCACAATCCCGCACGTTACAACGGCTTCAAGGTAAAGGAATCCTTCGGCGGTTCCGCGCGCCCCTCCACGACCAAGGTCCTGGAGAAGATGGTGGCCGAGAACCAGGCGGCCTCACGTCCGGTGCAGGCCCTCGCGCTGGCCGAGGCGCTGGAGTCGGGACAGGTGGAGCTTTTCGATGCCACCGCCCCGTACCTGGCCCAACTGGGGCGCTACGTCGACCTCGAGCTGATCCGCTCCGCCGGCATCAAGGCGGTGGTCGATCCGATGTTTGGTGCCGGCTCCGGGCTGTTGCCGCTGTTGGTCGCCGGGATCGAGGAGATCCATGGTGCCGAGAATCCCTCCTTCGGCGGACATCCCCCCGAGCCCATCGCCGAGCACCTGGGTGAACTGGCGGCCATGGTCGAGGCCGGGAAGTTCCAGGTGGGATTGGCCCTCGATGGCGATGCCGACCGGATCGGCGCCGTAGACGAGACCGGCGAATTCTTCTCCTCGCACCGCATATTCACCGTGCTGTTGCGCCACCTCTACGAGCGCAAAGGGGTACGCGGCGCGGTGGTCAAGACCGTCTCCACCACGCAAATGATCGACCTCCTGGCGCAGAAATACGGCCTGAAGCTCTTCGAGACCCAGATCGGCTTCAAGCACATCTGCGAGCTGATGCTGGACAACGACATCCTGATGGGGGGCGAGGAGTCCGGCGGCCTGGGAGTAAAGGGGCACATCCCGGAGCGCGACGGTATCCTGATGGGGCTGCTCCTTCTCGAGGCGATGGCCATGAGCGGGAAAGGGCTGCGGGCGCTTCTCGAGGAGACCATGGATGAGATCGGGCACTTCCACTATTCCCGCATTGACCTGCCCATCGACCCGCAGGCGAAGCAGCTCCTCCTGGAAAGGATGCAGGCCGGCGGGATCACCAGCATCGCCGGATTCGCCGTGGCGCGCCACAATTTCAGCGACGGTTTCAAGTTCATCTTCGGGGACGGATCCTGGCTTTTGATACGCCCGTCGGGGACGGAGCCGGTGCTCAGACTGTACAGCGAGGCGGGGGACCCGGAGAAGGTCGCGCTTCTTCTGAATGCAGCTCGCGACATAGCAAGCGTCTAAGGAGCGGTTATCGCTAAGGCAATTACCTTGAAATGGCGTAACGCTTCTGCTATAGAATAAGCTTCGCAGCAAAAGTACCCCGCCAAGGAGACATTCATGTCGAATCCTCAGTTGATTATGTACGATGAGGAATTCAAACAGATAAACGTCGTGCTCGACAAGTTGCTGCGCGAAGCCAATGCCAAGGTGATCTTCCTGGTGGACAAGAACGGCCAGTTGATCACGGGGTGCGGCGAGACCGAGCGTTTCGACACCACGTCGCTCGCCTCGCTCACCGCCGGCAACATCGCCGCCACGGGCGGCCTGGCCAAGCTGATCGGCGAGAAGGAGTTTTCCATCCTCTTCCACGAAGGGGAGAAGGACAACCTCCACATTTCCATCGTGGCCGGCCGCGTGATCCTGGTGGTGCTCTTCGATACCCGCTCTTCCCTGGGGTTGGTTCGTCTGCGCGTCAAGAAGGCTTCCGAGGAGCTCACCGCCATCTTCAACCGTCTTCTGCAGAAGAACGAGGAGAAGGAGAAGAGCGGCGACAGCGAGTTCCCCTTTGCGGAAATCACCGACGACGATATCGACAACCTGTTCAGCTAACCGGCATGCTTCGGTAGGATGGGGTGGCAGTGCGCGCCCCGGAAAACCCTGTGGTGCAGTAATTCATAAGAGGTAATGTAGGATGTCCTTCATCAACTACGCTTCCCGCGAAATAAACTGCAAGATCGTCTACTACGGCCCGGGTCTCTGCGGCAAGACCACCAATCTTCAGTACGTCTACCAAAAGACCGCCGCCGACGCGAAAGGGAAGATGATCAGCCTCGCGACCGAGACCGAGCGCACCCTTTTCTTCGACTTCCTCCCCCTGGCCCTGGGCGAGATCCGCGGTTTCAAGACGCGTTTCCACCTGTACACCGTTCCCGGCCAGGTCTTTTACGACGCCTCCCGGAAGCTGATCCTGAAGGGTGTGGACGGCGTGGTCTTCGTGGCGGACTCCCAGGAAGAGCGCATGGACGCCAACATCGAGAGCGTCGAGAACCTGCGCATCAACTTGATCGAGCAGGGATATGACCTGGACAAGATCCCGTATGTGGTCCAGTACAACAAGCGCGACCTCCCCAACGTGGTCAGCGTTGAGGAACTGCGCCGCGAGCTGAACCCGACCAACGTCCCTGATTTCGAAGCCTGCGCCACCACCGGCGAAGGGGTCTTCGAGACCCTGAAGGCGATCGCCAAGCTGATCCTGTTCGATCTGAAAAAAGGGAAGTAGCCAGAAACCGCCGGGACGGCGGTGCATAGATAAAGAGAAGGGGGCGCCGGTATGACCGGCGTCCCCTTTTTTATCGATCGCGGCAAAAAAATCAATGTAGGGGCGAATAATCATTCGCCCCAGTTGGCACCTCAGCCCATCTCGCCACTGAAGGTGGTTGGGCGCCGGTGGCTGGGCGAATGTTTATTCGCCCCTACAGGTCTTGGCCGTGGAGGTGTTCCCACAGCGCCCTCGCCGCGGTCTCCGTCATCCCCGGCGCCGCCTTGAGTTCCTCCAGCGTCGCCCCCTGCACCCCTCGCAAGCTCCCGAAGTGCTTCAACAGCGCCTTCTTCCTCTTCACTCCGATCCCCGGGACCTGGTCCAGGCTGGAGCCGGTCAGGGTCTTGCTCCGCACGGCCTTGTGGTAGGTGACCGCGAAGCGGTGCGCCTCGTCACGGATGCGTGCCAGGAGCAATAGCGGCGCCGAACTCTGCCTGAGCGTGATCGGGTTCTTGCGCCCGGGCCGGAACACCCGCTCGTCACTCTTCGAGATCTCCTCGCTTTCCATGTCCCTGAAGGTCCGGCTCTTGGCGAGGCCCGCCGCCTCCACCCCGGTAACACCCAGTTCGTCCAGCACCGCGTTCAGGACCCCCAACTGTCCGAGCCCGCCGTCGACCACGATCAGGTCGGGCTGCTCCTCCGTGGTCTCGGCCTTGAACCGGCGCGACAGCACCTCGCGCATCATGGCGAAGTCGTCGGATTGCAGCACCCCCTTGATGCGGTAGCGCCGGTAGAGGTTCTTGTCCGCCTTGCCGTCGATGAAGACCACCCGGCTCCCGACCGCCATCTCCCCCTGGATGTTGGAGATGTCGTAGCACTCGATCCTTCTGGGGGTGCGGGCAAGGTGCAGCTTCTCGGCAAGCTCGGTCAACAGCGTTGCCGACGAGCTTTCCTTCGCCAGCCGCTCCTGTGCCGCTGTCTCCGCGTTCTTCTGGGCCAGCTTCACCATCTCCAGCTTGGGGCCGCGTTGCGGAGCGGCGATGATCACCTTCTTGCCCGCCTTCTCCGACAGGAGCTCCTCGAGCGGGCCCGGTTCCGGGATGGGGAACGGGATCAGTACCTGCGGGGGGAGCGGCGCGTCCAGGTCGTAGTACTCGTTCAGGAACGAGGCCAGCCCCTCCTCGGTTTCCAGCTCCCAGCCGAAGAGGAAGGTCCGGCCGCCGGTCACCGTGCCGCCGCGGATATGCAGCAGGGCGATCTGCATCTGGTCCCCCTCGCGATGCACCCCGAACACGTCGCTGTCCCCGCCCTGCGCCACCATCTTCTGCCGCTCCACCGTCACCTCGATGGCGCGCACCAGGTCGCGGTAGCGGGCCGCATCCTCGTAGCGCATCTCCTGGGACGCCTGGCTCATCTTGGCGCGGTACAGGCGTGCTATCTCGGTGTTCTTTCCTTCCAGGAAGAGAGCCGCACCCTCGGCAAGGACGGCGTACTCCTCCTTGCTGATGAGGCCGCAGCAGGGGGCGGAGCATTGCTTGATCTGGTGATAAAGGCAAGGGCGCTTCTTTGCCATGCAGGTCGCCAGCGGGTAGTGACGCAGCGGGAACATCTTGTAGAGCTGCTTCAGTACCTCCTTGGCTGAGGTGGCCGAGGAGTAGGGGCCGAAGTAGCGCGCGCCGTCGGACGGGATCTTGCGCACCAGGGAGAGGCGCGGGAATTCTTCTTTCATGTCCATGCGCAGCGAGAAGTAGGTCTTGTCGTCGCGCAGGTTGATGTTGTACTTCGGGCGGTGCTGCTTGATCAGCGTGTTCTCGAGGATCAGGGCTTCCTTTTCCGTGTCGGTGACCAGGTAGTCGACGGACTCGACCAGTTGCACCATGAAACGGATGTGGACGCGTGAATCGCGGGTGTCGCCCACGTAGGCCCGGACGCGGTTTCTCAGGTTGCGCGCCTTGCCGACGTAGATGACGCTGCCGTCCGAGGTCTTCATGAGGTAGACGCCGGGGGAGGTGGGGAAGTTCTCGATCATCTCCTGGGTTATCATGAGGCGTAGTATAGACGGTTGCTGATTAGAAGGGAAGGTGGGTTGTGTTAAGGGAGGGAGAAGGGTGGGTTCCGTAGGGGCGAATAATCATTCGCCCGCCTTTAGCAATGGTGACCGGACATGGAGTCCTGGCGTGTCGGCGGCATGGGGCGGTTGTGTTGCGGCGGAGGGGGGAAAGACGGGGCGAATGATTATTCGCCCCTACAGGTTTGGTGATGGGGGCTAGCGCTTCCCGGTCCTGCTGCCGGGCTTGGGTGTGCCGGGACGCGAGGCTGGCTTTGACCCTGCGGATTTCGCGGCACCTGCCGCCCTGGATCCCCCTGCTTTCGCAGCGGCGGGTCTGGCTCCAGCCGGTTTCGCACCGGCAGTCTTGGCTGCGGGCTTGGCGTCTACGGGTTTAGCCGCCGGTTTCGCTGCCGGTTTGGCCCCCGCGGGTTTAGCTGCAGGCTTGCCGGCCGGAGCCGCCGCTGCCGCTTTCTTTTCAGCGGCTTTCTTCTCGGCCGCCTCGATGCGCCACCTGGGGAGGGTCTTGGCGCCACCGCCGCTCGCCTTCATCTTCTGCGGGTTCGCGTAGGAGACGGTGATGTGCTTGTCGATGAGCCAGGCACCGTCCAGCGAGTCGATGGCATCCCGCGCCTCGGCCTCCGTGGACATCCTGACGTAGCCGCACCCCTTGAACTGGCCGGTGTCGGGGTCCCTGATCAGGTGCATCGAGGTGACCGTGCCGGCCACCGCGAACAGCTTCTGCAACTCGTATTCGGTGACATCGTAGGACAGGCTGCCTACGTAAAGTTCCTTACCTGCTTTTGCCATGGAATCTAACTCTCCTTGATTTTGTCGGCACACTCTAGCATAACACGCTGGCAAACCGCAAAGTTTCTCTGGACTTGGCGCGTCAGCCGCCGTTTCGCTGCCTGAGGATGGCGGTAAAGAGAGGCTCGCGGTCCGCCTTCGAGGCCGAGACCACCATCTCCACGACAGTTGCCCTCCCGCTGGCCCCGCGCACGGTTTGCCGCGTGGTTTCCTCCTTGAATTCCCCCGGCCGCTCTATCCGCTCCCGCAGGCCGCCGTTCTCCAAGAAGTCAAAGATGGATTCACCCAGCAACTGCTGCCTGTTCCTGCCGAAGAGCGCTTCCGCCTTCTCGTTGACGATCACAATCTTCCCGTCCTTCAAAAAGGTCACCACCGCGGAGGCGGCCACCTCGATGAAGCGGCGGTAGCGCTCGTCCGCCTCGCGTGACTGGACCGTGCGGTGGGAGAGCTCCTCCATCATGTCGTTGAAGGCGGCGATGAGCATCCCGATCTCGTCGCGGCTTTTCTGGGGAAGCTTTTCGTGAAAGTCGCCGGTCCTTGTGACATCGATGATCCGGTCCGAGAGGACCTTCACCGGGCGGATGATCTGCCGGTTCATGATGACCCCCATGACCACGGTGACGATGAGATACACCAGCGCGCGGGCCAGCAGGTCGAGTTTGAAGTTCGCCCCCAGTTGGGCGTAGAGATCCTTGACCGGGATACTCACCGACACCGCGCCGATCACCTCGCCCACCCGGTAGTTGTAGGAAAAGTGGCCGGGGGGGAAGCGCTTTTTGACAAAATCGGGGGCGCTCTGGTAGCTGCCGTGGCATCCCAGGCAGGAGGGGGTGGCCCGCATCGGCTGCAGGTAGCGGAAGAAGCTGGTATCGCCGCTTTGCACGATGTCGTAGCTTTCCGATGTGGGGTTGGTGAGGAACTTCTGCAGTTGTGCAGTCTCGTAGGCGTCCGGGCGGTTTTCGGGATTGCGGTAGCGCAGCGACACCTGGCGCACGTAGAACTTGCTGTTCTGGGTCACTCTTTTGGCGACCTGGGTCGCCACCACCTGCGGAACGAGGCTGTAGTTCGTTTCCGGCTCGTTCTTCACCGCGGACGACATATACTCGCGGGTCTCGATGAGCTGGGTTGCGAAGCTGCGGGCGTTGTCCACCGCGAAGCGGAGCACGAAGTCTTTCTGGCGCTGGTAAAGAAAGATGCCCGAAGCGAGCAGGAGGGCGATCAGAAGCAGGGACATCAGGCCGAAGAACTTGGTGCGGATGGAGAAATCTGCGGGGCGGGTCATGCATCCTCCTGGAATTCATAGCACTGAAGCCCAAAGTATAGCGGAGGAGGCAGAAGGTGCAAGGTAATCGGAGACTTAGAAAAAGCCCCCACCCCGGCTCTCTCCCGCCTGCGGGCCGAAGCCCTACGGTGGGCGAGGGGGGGAGCCGCAAGGAATGGGAGGCGATGGCACCTTCCCCCACCCCCTAATCCCCTCCCGCAAGGGGAGGGGGGACAAGGTCAAACGGACGAACTGTCGGCAAAAGCCTCTTTCGGACGGGAAGGGACCGCAAAGAAAAAACCCTCTCCCTCTGGGGAGAGGGGAGGGTGAGGGCGGTGCAAAGTGCGTTGACGTGCCAGCCGGGGACGAGGTGCCCCGGCGGCGTCCGCAACAGGTTCTATTTCTTGTGGCACTCGAAGCAGATCTCTTCGGTCTCGCGCCGCTTGATCTGTGCGGCCTTGTCTTTGGGAATGCCCTTGCCCATCAGCTTCTCGCCCATCTTGTGGCAGTCGAAGCAGTTCCTTCCTTTCAGCGCCTTGTGCATCTTCACCATCGCGGGGTTTTTGCTATGACAGACGTTGCACTCGAAGCCATAGGCGGCGGGGGCGACAAGCAGCAGCGACAGGACCAAAAGCGTTTTCTTCATGCGGAGACTCCTTCCACGTTATCGGGTTACCAGCTGATCAAGCGCCGTCAGCTTAAACCTTGGCCAGTCAAGGCGCCTTGACCTAAGTCAAGGAACGCATTGGGGCCTTCTCCGAGAAAACACTTTTCATAGCTCCGGCAGTATGGTAATTTTCCCTGCTTTGCATTTTCGGTAACACTCGGATCATTCACAAATCGAGAAGAAACTATGGCTAAGATCATCTGTGTGGCGAATCAAAAGGGTGGGGTGGGCAAGACCACGACGGCCGTGAACCTCTCGGCCTCGCTGGCCGTCGCCGAACGCCGCGTGCTCCTCGTGGACATGGATCCGCAGGGGAACGCCGGTAGCGGCGTGGGCGCGGACAAGGACGTCCTCGAGGAGAGCATCTACGACGCCCTCATCGACGACGCGCCGGCGTCGCGTATCGTGCTCAAGACGGAACTCCCCTACCTGCACCTCTTGCCGGCAACCTCCGACCTCGCCGGCGCCGAACTGGAGCTTGTGAGCGTCACCGACCGCGAGCGGAAGCTGAAGCGGATCCTCGATTCGCTGTCTGACTCCTACGACTACATCTTTATCGACTGCCCTCCCTCGCTGAACCTCCTCACCATCAACGCGATGACCGCGGCGCACTCGGTGCTGATCCCGCTGCAGTGCGAGTTCTACGCCATGGAAGGGCTTTCGCAGATACTCAAAACCATCAACCTGATCCAGCAGGGGCTGAACAAGTCGCTCTCCATCGAGGGGATCCTGCTCACCATGTTCGACGCCAGGAACAACCTGTCGCGCCAGGTCGGCGAGGAGATGCGCGCCCACTTCCCCAAGGAGACCCTGGAGACGGTGATCCCGAGGAACGTGAGGCTCTCGGAGGCGCCGTCGCACGGAAAGCCCATCTGCCTGTACGACATCACCTCCAAGGGGGCGACCAGCTACATGGATCTGGCCAAGGAAATCATCGCGCGCGAGGTGTCGCATGGTTAAGAAAATGGGATTGGGCAAAGGGATGGGGGCTCTGCTCCCGGTCGTGGAGGATCACGGCAAGAAATACTTCTCCTGCCCCATCGAAGACATAAAGCCCAACAAGGAACAGCCCAGAAAGACCTTCGTCAACGAGAAGCTGGAGGAGCTGGCTGCGTCCATCCGCGAAAAGGGGATCATCCAGCCCCTGGTGGTGGTCAAGAAGGCCGGGCACTACGAGCTGATCGCGGGTGAGCGGCGCTGGCGCGCCGCCCAGAAGGCGGGCCTCAGGGAAGTACCGGTCGTCATCCAGGACGTCTCCGAGGAGACCGCCCTGGAGATGGCACTCATCGAGAACATCCAGCGCGAGGACCTGAACGCGGTGGAGGAGGCCGAGGCTTACCACGCCCTTTTGGAGCGGTTCTCCCTGTCCCAGGAGGAACTGGCGAAGCGCGTGGGCAAGGAGCGCTCCACCATCGCCAACGCCCTGCGCCTGTTGCGCCTTCCGGCCGAGATCAAGCGTGACGTGGCCGAGGACCGCATCTCCATGGGGCACGCCCGGGCGCTCCTGACCCTCGAGGACGTCGAGGAGCAGAAGGCTGTGCGCGACGAGATCGTCAAGGGGCACCTCTCGGTGCGCGAGACCGAGGCGCTGGTGAAGCGCAGGAAGGCGGGGCCGCCCAAGAAAGCGGCGAAGCCGTCCCTCGACCCGGACCAGAAGGACCTCTTGGAGCGTATGCAGCGCCACTTCGCCGCCAAGGTCGCGCTGAAGCGCGCCGGGCGCGGCGGCAAGCTGGAGATCAGCTTCGCCGACATGAAGGAG
Encoded here:
- a CDS encoding RNA recognition motif domain-containing protein, whose product is MAKAGKELYVGSLSYDVTEYELQKLFAVAGTVTSMHLIRDPDTGQFKGCGYVRMSTEAEARDAIDSLDGAWLIDKHITVSYANPQKMKASGGGAKTLPRWRIEAAEKKAAEKKAAAAAPAGKPAAKPAGAKPAAKPAAKPVDAKPAAKTAGAKPAGARPAAAKAGGSRAAGAAKSAGSKPASRPGTPKPGSRTGKR
- a CDS encoding glycine cleavage system protein R, which encodes MNLCRKPNLAHFAVTIIGKDRTGIVADTSEVLYKLGCNVEDSSCTMLGGEFAMILIVSHEKPFSKKKLEEEFTAKTAGTGLSAFVRTLKDDEVCYQGPEGELCLISVYGSDKPGIVYRVTRELADRGVSIADLNTKLIGKPTEPVYVLVLEAALPQGLSVEDATALLEKLKKELSVEISVRLITPVSL
- a CDS encoding cytochrome c biogenesis protein ResB, which encodes MLKKLYSTFCSLNLGLWLMTGVMVTLALGSFSSASSEQGGLNDMPLLFWLQRAPLGYSWWLWLCVACIAVLFVNALVCSIDALRRKGRSVAPHLMHAGFLLIVLAHLLSAYGGFKQQMQLPQGDSFGFPDGERVVVERITGDVGPMGMMSGYRADLRLSDGLHVVQPNQPLFHKGYGIYVKDVALNPVPMALFEVHREPGALTAFIGALIFTVGNLMLLAQRKGR
- the uvrC gene encoding excinuclease ABC subunit UvrC produces the protein MITQEMIENFPTSPGVYLMKTSDGSVIYVGKARNLRNRVRAYVGDTRDSRVHIRFMVQLVESVDYLVTDTEKEALILENTLIKQHRPKYNINLRDDKTYFSLRMDMKEEFPRLSLVRKIPSDGARYFGPYSSATSAKEVLKQLYKMFPLRHYPLATCMAKKRPCLYHQIKQCSAPCCGLISKEEYAVLAEGAALFLEGKNTEIARLYRAKMSQASQEMRYEDAARYRDLVRAIEVTVERQKMVAQGGDSDVFGVHREGDQMQIALLHIRGGTVTGGRTFLFGWELETEEGLASFLNEYYDLDAPLPPQVLIPFPIPEPGPLEELLSEKAGKKVIIAAPQRGPKLEMVKLAQKNAETAAQERLAKESSSATLLTELAEKLHLARTPRRIECYDISNIQGEMAVGSRVVFIDGKADKNLYRRYRIKGVLQSDDFAMMREVLSRRFKAETTEEQPDLIVVDGGLGQLGVLNAVLDELGVTGVEAAGLAKSRTFRDMESEEISKSDERVFRPGRKNPITLRQSSAPLLLLARIRDEAHRFAVTYHKAVRSKTLTGSSLDQVPGIGVKRKKALLKHFGSLRGVQGATLEELKAAPGMTETAARALWEHLHGQDL
- a CDS encoding peptidylprolyl isomerase, which translates into the protein MLKRFIYALILGLFLAGGAFAAEAKNPVVLIETNQGNVKVELFQKEAPISVKNFLDYANSGFYNGTIFHRVIPNFMIQGGGFGQDLNPKPTKAPIKNEAANGLKNERGTIAMARTGVVDSATAQFFINTVNNDFLNNRPGGGMMGYGYAVFGKVIEGMNVVDKIAATKTGRGANGMPDVPQTPMIIKSVKEIK
- the def gene encoding peptide deformylase; amino-acid sequence: MAVKPIVIYPDPILKQVCPPVQAIDDEIRQLIEDLVDTMHAGPGSVGVAAPQIGVSRRVCVIDVSKNRHGKENNHGLLLMINPEILAKSGGAVMREGCMSVPDYTGDVERATELTLRFTEPDGNVREFEASGFEAVAIQHEMDHLDGFLFLDRIASLKTGLFRRKSYK
- a CDS encoding roadblock/LC7 domain-containing protein, yielding MSNPQLIMYDEEFKQINVVLDKLLREANAKVIFLVDKNGQLITGCGETERFDTTSLASLTAGNIAATGGLAKLIGEKEFSILFHEGEKDNLHISIVAGRVILVVLFDTRSSLGLVRLRVKKASEELTAIFNRLLQKNEEKEKSGDSEFPFAEITDDDIDNLFS
- a CDS encoding phosphoglucomutase/phosphomannomutase family protein, giving the protein MQIQFGTDGWRGVIADTFTFENLSLVAQATMDYLHKQGLAEKGLVIGYDRRFLSKEFAERVAAIAAGNGIKTWLSEGYAPTPAVSWAVHEKKAGAGVMITASHNPARYNGFKVKESFGGSARPSTTKVLEKMVAENQAASRPVQALALAEALESGQVELFDATAPYLAQLGRYVDLELIRSAGIKAVVDPMFGAGSGLLPLLVAGIEEIHGAENPSFGGHPPEPIAEHLGELAAMVEAGKFQVGLALDGDADRIGAVDETGEFFSSHRIFTVLLRHLYERKGVRGAVVKTVSTTQMIDLLAQKYGLKLFETQIGFKHICELMLDNDILMGGEESGGLGVKGHIPERDGILMGLLLLEAMAMSGKGLRALLEETMDEIGHFHYSRIDLPIDPQAKQLLLERMQAGGITSIAGFAVARHNFSDGFKFIFGDGSWLLIRPSGTEPVLRLYSEAGDPEKVALLLNAARDIASV
- a CDS encoding cytochrome c biogenesis protein; translated protein: MKWLLITSALLYVASIRRPIFVAALGCSLAYLASRGMALGRLPLIGPQDTLAFFSGALGLMGLPFLYSRQTAGVRWFCWGCGALAGLFAALALPFPTINMPLPPILDTYWFELHVALAFFAYGLFGIAALLGVAFLQGGGKPALDLQYRAALVGYSFFSLSMVSGGIWGYYAWGTYWLWTAKELWTSILWIFYSLFLHLRLKGQAWERGFAWLGIVGFLVTLFTYLGVSMLMRSSHSF
- a CDS encoding GTP-binding protein, with protein sequence MSFINYASREINCKIVYYGPGLCGKTTNLQYVYQKTAADAKGKMISLATETERTLFFDFLPLALGEIRGFKTRFHLYTVPGQVFYDASRKLILKGVDGVVFVADSQEERMDANIESVENLRINLIEQGYDLDKIPYVVQYNKRDLPNVVSVEELRRELNPTNVPDFEACATTGEGVFETLKAIAKLILFDLKKGK